The following is a genomic window from Epinephelus moara isolate mb chromosome 17, YSFRI_EMoa_1.0, whole genome shotgun sequence.
ggagggatccTCTGTACGGAcggacgtgcaatagatgtcatggGTACAAAaaagatcaacataataaaattacagaaaTCCATAGGACACAATGATACATAAAGTATACATTAATGACtattaataatagtaatagaaGTAGACATTaggcaggaccatggcagcagtGCAACTATGACCATAACCTTCCTGACGAAGATCCATGTGATCGAAACGTTGATCTTATATAATAAACATTTGAGGAGCTACAACAGTGTGCGGACTTCacccctttttttaaaaaaaaaagtctgtttgcTTGTTGGTCCTGCACCTGTAATATCTTGGATGTGCGTGCTCTGCCCCACTTTGAGCAGTGCAACCATGACCCATGATTCAGGCGCAACCACAATCTGGGCGAACCTGCGAGATGACAAAGCACAAAAGCTGCAGGAAAGAAGCCAAGTTAGTAACATGGATTAATGGGACATGAATTTTTgcaaatggagagagagagaaggagggaagagCTCAGTGTATCACAGGAAGTCCCCTGACAGACTAGGTCTGTTTCAGCccaactaggggctggtcccaggcaagcctgagccagccctaactataagcttcaTCAAAGAGGAAAACTGTGACTGCTTTCTTCAGTCCTTTTTTACATGTCTTTAATAACTTGCTCTCTTCCACCCCGTGCCGTCCTTTTTTTCCTGGCCTCTCAATTCTCTTCTGCAGCCTAGCCAGCAGTAGCCGTGACAACCCAGTCCATGTGTGGGATGCATTTTACGGGGAGGTGCGCGCCAGTTTCCGACCCTACAATCACCTGGATGAGCTGACAGCAGCCCACTCCCTGTGCTTCTCGCCCGACGGAACGCAGCTCTACTGCGGGTTTGACAAAACTGTCAGAGTCTTCTACACCGAGCGTCCGGGAAGAGACTGTGAGGAGCGGCCCACCGTAGGTCAGTTATGAACTGCTCTTGCACAGTCTAAGCTTAAAGCGTCATGCTCACTGGTTTGTGTGATTCAGCTGATGAACTACAGATCATGCATATGTTACAGTGCAAGGGTCTAATATTACAGACAGTTAATTGTGGCTCCtttacatgaaaaaataaatgttagctATTCTGTGGTTTCACATTATGTATGAAACGAAATACTTCTTGAAAGTTGTATAAAATTCATTTGCACTAAGATGGATAGTTATTTGttataaatgatgaataatgaGTTGCGTATAATGTGTATTCCTATTTGAGAGCAGGGATTGTTTTAAAAGCTCTCCCTGTTGTTCAAGGGCGCTAACTCTGAGAGTGAAGAATAATTAAGTGAAAGAATTGCATTCACAGGCTATGTTCTCAGAAAATCAAACCCACAAGTGAAACAATAAGTAAATAGAGCTGATGTGAAAAGGATAATGTAAAGTCAGTTGTTTCTCGTGTTGAAAAAGTAGCAGTTTGACAGCTGGCTGTCACGTCTAACAGGCTGAAATCTCCTTGAAGAAATCAACAAGGACAGTTTTTATTATGTgctgctgagaaaaaaataaagggaactaAATGTTTACTGTGATGAAGTAACAGCTCGCTGGCAGACTGTTAGAATGCactgaaatgaactgaaccAATGTCTGCCTTATTGTTAACAGACTGGCATATTCTAAACCACCAAAATGATCCTTGAAAATACCAACaaattggttttatttttcagctcaCATGGTATCATGGTATGCAGGATGAGTGGTTACCTTTCAGGTGGCaacaaagaaaccagaaaacaaatgcaaaatgcctgaaataagggtttttgttttttttacacctgAACTCTGCTACACTAGCAAGTCTGGTAGATCATTGCTGTCTGTGGTTTCTTGTCTCTTTGGCTCCATCAGCCTGGCTTGATAGTTAATAAATGCAAATGATGCAGAAACTTATGGTTAATCTCAAACACAGGGTATGTGATACATGTGAGGACTGTGCCAAACCTTTGCCTCTGCTAGTTTGTgcaaaaatgccatttttaaaaGTGAGAAAGAGAACGATTGGGAAATGAGTAAACGGAAACAGATGATCCAAATGTGAGTTCATGTGTGCATTGTTGAGAAATCTTTTCCTCTCAGAGATGTAATCAGGAATGCAGGAGCTGCCAAAAAGTCAACTTGGAGTAGAAGTGATTGGGAGTTGTGTCTTGTGAACTCTTTAAAAGGCTGACGGCCCTGCCAAATGCCACTTTGTTGTCTTCACTGCAGTGAAGAAGCAGGGCCAAAGTGGCATCATCTCCTGCTTTGGCTTCAGCCCCTGCCAGTCTGTTTACGCCTGCGGCTCTTACTCCCGCTGCGCTGGCCTCTACTCCTGCCAAGACGGCACCCTGCTGGCTTTGCTGCCGACCCGCCACCACGGAGGCCTCACCCATCTGCTCTTCTCCCCTGATGGCAACTACCTGTACACCGGCGGGCGCAaggtgaacacaaacacacacacgcttgcaCACAGCAGACAGGAGACCTGAGTGTAATGGTGCTGCTTCGTTTGAatgatctcacacacacaccgtcagTAGGCTTTAAGCGGCTAACAAATGACTTCGCTCTGTTGCATTGGAAAATTAGTTTACAAAGCAATGTCAAAGCTTTTGGACAAGAGCTTTATATGCTAATTTCCTGTCTTGATGGCATGAGTCAGCATGTAATGAATCTGATTAGGCATTATGGCATTCCCCCAAAAGTGAAAGTCTAAAGGATTAACTGTGTTTCACGAGGGTGCTGCAGACTTTTGCCTTCACAGGAGCTTGAATTTGCACCTATTAGATTATTGTATTAGTTGTTATTTTCCCCCAGTTCCAGACAGTGTCTGGAGTCTTCTCCGAATTTGACTTGCACAAGTTGTTCTCAGTGTTCTATTTACAACTTGCAATGTAGAGACTCCATAACTATCAGCATCTGTGTGATTCAGAGCCCCCCCCATTCATCCCTGTTACAGTATGTCACCCTGTCCACATTAAATATACACCAGTTAGGCATTCCTGAGTCTACAAAGTTACTCTGTAGCATGCAAGTCAATCTGCCACTTACTTATCTACAATTTAGCAACGGGTCAAGAGTATAGATATACTGTGCACTGCAGCTCTTTGTCAAGTCAGTATCACGTATTTAGTTTGGTTGTAGTTGGTTGGTAGGGCTGATATTTCTAATGGTATAGGCCTAATGATACAGGTCAACaatgtgtattttggatgtttgcaaaatgtattcattattGTTCATCGAaccatttttaaagaaatacttaacCCCCAGATGACCATTTCTGGATCAATTACCTACCGCGTGTTTCGTTGAATTTGGGAAGAAAACTTTTCCCACATGcatccacagtgaacgaagaatccaaaaactgagaaagttCTTGATTAATGGAAGCCAAAGGagactgcatttaacaacagcaagattttatcaaaacatctgtttacaaacttgtgcagtataatccaagtctcatttattcagtcgtatgctcagtacttaccaaacagacagccctgtTGATGGGGGACTGAGCGGAAAGTGAAACTCATTTGcgctctcttcaaagtcagactccattgacaaaaatagtCATTATACCTTGTTGAACACGGGAGCTACAGGTCTACCACTACtcactgtgtggatgtgtgtgtgtaggatcCAGAGATCCTGTGCTGGGACCTAAGAGAGCCGGGCAAGGTTGTGTTCTCACTGAAGAGAAACGTGGACACTAACCAGCGCATCTACTTTGATCTGGACCTGTAAGTTTGCTTCACTAACTACAGCTTTACTCACTGATATGAGTGTGAGCTTCAACTGTGATGACCGTGATCAATAACCTGTGACCTGATggcactttgtgtttgtttctgtacaGATCAGGCAGGTACCTGCTGAGCGGCGACACAGAGGGAGTGGTGTCGGTATGGGACACCCTGACAGCTCCTCCTGATGGTAACGAGGAGCTACTGCAACCTCAGCTCAGGTTCCAGGCCCATTGGGACTGCACCAACGGCATCAGGCATGtttgcaaaaagaaaataagtcaAACTCTTCCCATAAGGGTATAAGAAAATTTGGATACCCTTGAGTATGGCAGTATTCTGTTTGTGATACTATATTGATTTTTGATTAATAGTTTATATGCAAAGATTTATGGCAGTActtcattttgtgttgtgttcaaacCTAACTGCTACATAGCAGTGTTAAAATCTATCTTCAGCCATTTGGCTCTTCCATTCCAACGTAACAATGTATCACTaccataaatacaaaaaacacaagccTATGAAACAGGTAGTCATAAAGGGTGATTTCTTAAAATTAGATTTAATTAAATCCCAATATATCGGCTTGCTTACAGTATCGCGATATATCACGATATATTGAATCGTAACCCCTGTATCATGATACGTATCGAATTGACAGATACTTGCCGATACGCAGCCTTACGTCCCATTGGTTGATGACACAATTGCTGTTTCAGGTTTAGTAATGATAGGACAAATAAAATATCAGTGTCGACATCGACTTGACATGGAGATTCCATTAGCATTAATTCATCCTAAATAAATCTTACAAAAGGTAGAAGCTTCTCAGTTGTCCAGGTCATGACAAGTCTTGTCAGAAGTCAAGCACAACCACATAGGAAGCCCATCAGCCCTCAGGTTACCATTATAAAGATGGTAGAAGGAAGTCACAAACATAAAGAATCctgataaaatgacaaaaatcacattggACTTCAGTACAAGCAGATAGCCGAACAACAGCTGTGAATAGGGGAGAGAAAGACGGCAATAAGGGCCATCAATCATGTTCAGTGACTGTGTTGCTGTTTTCCTTCCTgattgtcctgctgtgtttgtttcccCCCAATCATTTGCACAAAAGCATAGGGAATGCAAACAAGtcattcaaaaatattttagatAAGAGGCTTCCAATTTCCGAGTTCTAATATTACACAACAGTATTACTGCTTTGTGAGAACAGAGAGCAATAACTACAGCCTCTGTGTGCATTTATGAAACCTCCAGTTAGCGGCTCTGTATTCTGTGTAGAGACGAAGTAGCTGATGATCTAAAAATTATGCATCATGACTGAGAATGTGCTGCAATTATGTATAGAATGTGGACTTCAGTTAATTCAGTTGTTTTAAGACGGAAAAGCAGCTTATTTCCTCTTAGTGTTTGCATCTAAGTCTACTTTAAATGCATAACAAGTGCAGAGCTGTGatgcaaaacattttaattttttatgcaCGCCATCAATTTGAATTCCTCCTATTCtcatttttttgttcttctgTAGTATTCATCCCTTCATACCTCTGTTGGCAACATCCAGCGGGCAGCGCCAGTTCCCGTGGCCCGGCGACAGTGAGGGTGACTCGGCCTCCGAGGGCGAAGGAGGTGAAGCTGTGCTGTCTCCTCAGGAGATCCGACAAGACAACGCCCTGACGCTGTGGTGGGCTGGACCCCTCAGCCCTGCAGCCGAGGGGAACCATGAGCAGGGTACAGAGGTGGTTGAGGCCTGAAGCTCTGCTAGTTCAGCCAGCTGACACAAATTGAGTTACACTTGCCATGTGATATTTATTTTGGGAATGTTTGGTGTGGAGAAAGCTAATTAGGAGTCAGTCCTTTGCCATCAGCAACATAAAGTGCTGAGGTGGAAAAGAATTTCTGgattatttttaatgaaaagcATCAGGCTACCTTAAACATCAGCACATTTACAGGCCAAATAAATTTCTCAGATTGATTTACATGTCACCTGCAACGTTTACAACGTTTACTGACACAGTACTCTCACTTGCAGAGTTAAAATTAAAGGATCATGAAACAGTACATGTCAGGTCAGTACAGAACCAATTTTCAGGGTTCTGTGTTTGAGGACTTAattgtttaaatgtaatttgGTGAATAGGAATTGGAACTTTTTGCCAAGCAAGGCTTTCTTTAAAGCCTGAAGGTCAATTCATACTTTCTGTGTCTGCGAGGGTCCGCTTTGGTCTGACGTAAATGTTGTCATCTGACATTCCCATGAGGGTTCACATGGACCCTTGTGTGAATGTGTAGGTGCAGCCCAAAATTTGTGACTGTGCGTATACAGCAAGTGCGCTGATTGCACATGCTCCAGTTATAAAATACAAACTCTTGTTCCACACTCTAGTGAAATTGGTGGCGCATTCATCTCCAGCTGGTttgcaaagaagaaaaaaagtgctTCTCCTCGTCCGTGCTTCCTATGTATTGCATCAAATGTTCTGAATTCCCTGTCTCTGGTCCTGCTCTAGTGAAGCAGTTGCAcattatattttctcttttgaGCTTTTTCTTGTTATTGAGccccaaaaacaacaaacacaggagctCGTCTTGTTGTCGTGAAGTTACAATTTTCGTTACTTATGTGCATGCATCTTCTTCTTGATTTTTATGGCAGTTGCGTGAATGCCAGACCGATGCGGACCCTCGATTGTAGTATGAACAGAACCGCGTGTGCGACCGGTGCAAGTCCACAGCTGTCTGTGGAATGCAGGAAGTATGTCCGGGCCTTTACTCCATTTGAGACAAAATGCTGACTGCGTAAGGATTAGATTGGGACCTTATATTTTCCAATTCTGTTACTTAGACTGagaatttttttaaaaccagacAAGATGAAATGTTATGCAtctttatttaaacttttttatggCGATTGTGCCTCCTGATTTGGATGAATATGGCTGAATTGAAGGCCTTGACCATGGCGTGAAACAGCTTGGTGTCTGCCTACTGATCGCACATCCGATCTGAGTTGTATCTGTTGGAGTGTTTGTTTACGTGTGTGTGGCTGTAATGCTGCCCCGGAGATTCCTAACTGCTATAGTTACAGTTAAGTGCCATTTGTTCTTGAGCTTTGCTTTTGTAAACTGATGGGATCTCCTGTTTTTAACCTTCTTTTTTAAACTATCAGACGCACCAAGTGTTGTGTCGCTCTGTGCATGCCcacaaatgtatatttttgtaaaGCCATGATGATCATTCTCATTTTTCGAATGTATACTCTGTAAGCAGCTAGCTTGATTACTGTAACCTCATAACAATCTGTGAAAGTCTTTTAAGTCGTGGGTGCACCTGGAAAACGAGTGAtgtctattatttttttctacagaTTAGGCTCCAATTACACCTGTACCTATGCGAGTGGTGATGTGGCAGCACAAAACACGTTGTGTGTGTATAATTGCATTAATAATGTACTGCAATGATTTGCTCAATGCTTATGTTGCCATCAGTGGGTTGTGCTTTGCTTCAGGGTTTCTTTGCAGGTAGACCATGGGAGCACAGTATGCGCCAACCAAAGCCTTGTATCTTTAGACACTGAGGAATCTATCAATTCTGAAGCCTCTGCTGATCCAGGTTTCACTTCTTGGAACTCAAATTTGTTGCCAAACAATAGTAGCTACAATTGTGTGTCTACTATTACACAATACAACACAGATTTGCTCCACCAGGAAGCATGACGAACCATGTAGGCCTTGATGTCATAACATAAGTCTGTAGATAGATGGCTGTGTCTGCGACAGGTGTCTTTCTGGTGGTTTTATCCAAGCTGCAGTGAATTAAAAGCATATCTCTTCACATATTCATGGTCGTATTCATTTTTGTCCTTTCTGTTTAAGGCAGTTCAGAGTTGGATGCCCTGTAATAAATCCCTGATGAATGCAAGATGATGTTATACTCGAGTCAAGAGGCAGCTCTTAAAAGCTAAAGGGACTATTGGCTTTCGCTTATGAGATGGAAACTATTCATAGCTTTCACCTTTCCCACACACATTCTGtctgaatgcacacacactcatgtatTTGATTGTCTGAAACCACAGGGGCACACTGAGCAGAGAGCCAAGTTGGAGAGCTGCACTGTTGTGTTGTGCGGGTTGCTAAGCAACCGTCTCCGCCTTGGGAGAGGAAAGTAGGTAGAAAGACGACAAGAAGGAAAATTGGtggcagagagagacggagaaaaAAGGCAAACAGGTGGAATAAATAATCCAGTGGTTTAGTGATTGCTACTTGTTTGTGTGAAGGTCTGGACTCATCTTGGTGATGAGTGGGACAGGAAGTGGTTATGACACCAAGACGCTGGCACCGTGAATCAAGTCGCTTCCCTGGGTTTGATGTTTTAAGTTCTGTCAATCATTTCTATTTAATAGAATTCACCAGTGATcaactacaaaaaaatgtcacccaactctgcagttcccctcagcacCACAGagcattttggcatttttgacTTGCGGTTTTATTTTTATGGCCCAGAACTTTACATAACTTCTTGTCTCATTCCCATCAAACTTTGGTTtaagcagcagcaggcagctgtatTCAGCAAACAAGTTGTACTCTACCTGTCCTTTACAAAATGACGAAGTTAGCGATTAGCTGGTTagcatagtggagcatttagcagttaAAAAGACACTATGTCTTGCAAAATGTTGTGGGGAACAAAACGGAGCTAAAAGGCATCAGAATTGAAGTTTAATTTGTCAGACAAACAGATCCCCGGTTAGATGCAAATGTGACTATTTGCTGGATGTGCTAAAAAGCAACGTTGCTAACACATTTGTCATATCAACTTCATAAGGTCATGCCAATAGGAGTCAAAATCGCACTGTATTTCTACCGTCGTATATACGCTCAGTAAAGCCTGGACTTTACTGTCAGTCcatttgtctgttttctttcctttttttttttttttgttatgagctgttcatgttttgtgttgctaACAGGTTGTTAAGAAATGACGGTTGCCGATgttgtattttctgtgtttgaccAATCAAGATAAACTTCCGTCTGGTCAGTCACTGTACACTTTTGTCACTTATGGTTCCTCTTGTGCTGGGATAATTATCTTTATAAACAAATTCTGCATCTGtttgcagaatctgtaggcacatgataagattttggtattggaagtgttctggttttCGTTTGTAGTCCGTCTGTAGCCCCAGTGGTATTGACAAAACACGTTTGAACAGCAGGTTAAAGGTCTGTGTGGAGAGGCAGAAGGCATTGGCCAAAATGAATCTGAGCCCATCGGCTATGGTCTGATAACGAGTTAGCTTTATATtagcctttttaaaaatgtatctgcatgATATGCAGACacctgtttatagagattagctgaaatgaGGGGCACAGAAGGCCTTGGCCCAGATGTCTGCTGCATAAAACGTGGCCCTCACCCCCAGAGGCTTATCCTCGTCAGACAGATAGCCAATGGATTCCAAGATTGCTGGGAGAGAACCCACTTTGAAATAAAAGCTGGAAAAAGTCTCTCAAAACAGTGTTGTTAGTACTATGATTGTTCCCAGTTCTTGCAGTGCGGACATGACAAAAAGGCGGTCTTAGAACTATGAAAAAATACCTCCAGTCTATAAACCCCTAATGTTTTTACAGCTTGTTCAAGCCAAAACAATAATCCACTGGAAACGtctttgcttttcatttttgggATACGAGATGTAACTGCttacaaaaaatgtattcactttAGATCAAGCTCAAAATAAAGTGGGAAAAGGTGTCCATTGTACAGGTTTGTTAGTGTCCTGATTAAAAACCTGGGCATTCATTGAGTCAGTGCTGCCCAGCTGTAATCAGTTTCATTGCCTCAAGGCTAATGCATTGCACATTCAGACTTTTCATTTTCGCCATGATCTTTGGTccactttttaacattttattcaggattattttttgtttgtttcaggcaAATCTCATGACAAAACATGCTCTGAAATATACAGCTATGTCTAATGTTAAATTAAGCTTATATTCTGATTGTCTAAACATTTCCCCGAAGCTGAAACTACACTGACAGCGTATGATACATATTGATTTCAGTAATGAATGCAGTGGTTTGTAGCATTCAAGTCCCGTTGTCTAATGATTCGTTAGAGGCTAAGCCCACCTTGACAACAATGAAattcaacaataaactgaacgCACATCCATATGTTTGCATAGAAAATAGTATCTGTGCCGCCGTTCAGAACACCATGTTGGCCAAACCTTAGTGCTGTCACACAGATGACAGCAAAGCCATTATCTTCATCCCAAGGTGGCTGCAGTGTAGTCTTTCCACTTGTGCAGTTAATGAGCCAATCCACATCAAGTGTTCTGTGTTCTGTGCTTCCATTTATGTCGCATCCTGAGTGAGTCTCCATGGCCTTGCATAAGTGCCTTCCATTAGACAGGCGCGCGCACACAAACTTAACAGTCCCAGCGCTCATCACCAGAGAGTGTGCGGAATAGTAAGTAATGGGATCTTGATATTAAGAAAGACATTTGAAAACAATTATTCAAATGGCTGTCTGCCTGTTGAATCTCCTAATCCCACAGTGAAGCACTCAAGCAAACACTCAGCGGCGTGACCCCGGCTGAATTAGCATGGAGGAAAAGAGGAACACTGCTCTGAAGCCGGAGATGCTAAAATGTCTAGACTGCTCTCTGGTTTGTCACTCTCATGCTGCCTTTGAAAGGAAAAGGCTTTTTAAAACATGAAGCGGAGGGAACAGATTTGCTGTAGCTTTTAGAGGTTGT
Proteins encoded in this region:
- the wrap53 gene encoding telomerase Cajal body protein 1; this encodes MSDSAGSGESGGVAGAGQDAEADNEPPHQAPPLPEGNSSEVVETSEEGEPPSAKRPRISEEGEQEQAAKLVEMHGETPAQSDLLQEDPATPAQREPLQCEEEHQAGEEVPVSGGSEEECHQNGDGGHEAPLEEEEEAKPEEEHNGNGSADSPSEGQRLGLDFTQNPQMLTGSWTEYSSLPENYLKGCKWAPDGSCILTNSADNVLRVYNLPPEIYSYNWDLLPEMSPVLRMAEGDTIYDYCWYPKMNSLDADTCFLASSSRDNPVHVWDAFYGEVRASFRPYNHLDELTAAHSLCFSPDGTQLYCGFDKTVRVFYTERPGRDCEERPTVVKKQGQSGIISCFGFSPCQSVYACGSYSRCAGLYSCQDGTLLALLPTRHHGGLTHLLFSPDGNYLYTGGRKDPEILCWDLREPGKVVFSLKRNVDTNQRIYFDLDLSGRYLLSGDTEGVVSVWDTLTAPPDGNEELLQPQLRFQAHWDCTNGISIHPFIPLLATSSGQRQFPWPGDSEGDSASEGEGGEAVLSPQEIRQDNALTLWWAGPLSPAAEGNHEQGTEVVEA